One window from the genome of Blastopirellula retiformator encodes:
- a CDS encoding DMT family transporter: MRPTDYAKLTVLASIWGASFLLMRIMAPALGPFGLASSRLLIAGIILSIWFTARGLQIEWRRNWRQYTVIGLLNAAIPFTMFGVAALYIPAGYSAVINATTPIFGVVWSSIVFKDHPTPMMIVGAILGLVGVGLIAGLGPVEPSWTLLLSIGACLTAAVCYSAAGVYIKTHTGRLKPMGVASAAQLIGGSLLVPGLAFYPPTPSLFTPTVIAATITLALLCSAVGFVLYYQLLADCGPTKALTVTYVVPVFGVLWGSLFLGEEITPVIVGGMLLVIGGTFLLVRRH; the protein is encoded by the coding sequence ATGCGACCGACTGACTACGCCAAGCTGACCGTTTTGGCCTCGATCTGGGGCGCCTCGTTTCTGTTGATGCGAATCATGGCGCCCGCGCTCGGACCCTTCGGACTTGCGTCGAGTCGGCTGCTGATCGCCGGAATCATCCTGTCGATCTGGTTCACGGCCCGCGGATTGCAGATCGAGTGGCGCCGGAACTGGCGGCAATACACCGTGATCGGCCTGTTGAATGCGGCGATTCCATTCACCATGTTCGGCGTTGCGGCGCTCTACATCCCGGCTGGATACTCGGCGGTGATCAACGCCACGACGCCGATCTTTGGCGTCGTCTGGAGCTCAATCGTCTTTAAAGATCACCCGACGCCGATGATGATCGTCGGGGCGATCCTTGGTTTGGTGGGCGTCGGCTTGATCGCGGGACTCGGACCGGTCGAACCCTCTTGGACGCTGCTCCTGTCGATCGGCGCCTGTCTGACGGCGGCCGTTTGCTACTCGGCGGCCGGCGTCTATATCAAGACCCACACTGGGCGGCTCAAGCCGATGGGCGTCGCCAGCGCCGCGCAATTGATTGGCGGATCGCTATTGGTCCCCGGCTTGGCGTTTTACCCTCCCACCCCGTCCCTCTTTACGCCCACGGTGATCGCGGCGACGATCACGCTGGCCCTGCTCTGTAGCGCCGTCGGCTTTGTGCTGTATTACCAATTGCTGGCCGATTGTGGCCCGACCAAGGCGCTGACGGTCACCTACGTCGTGCCGGTCTTCGGCGTGTTGTGGGGATCGCTGTTTTTGGGGGAAGAGATCACGCCGGTCATTGTCGGCGGGATGTTGCTGGTGATTGGCGGGACGTTCTTACTGGTTCGCCGGCACTAA
- a CDS encoding DUF1592 domain-containing protein, giving the protein MASGKEAIDATSPQPTLQQLKSSGPQRSSYRQQQKPTAGEVPQPQLDTFRQDVLPILTQNCIDCHGPDTQEGNVRLDMLDPDLLNGEDAHWWVEVRAAISKGEMPPADYGALTADDQAHVMDWLTGEIQNASLVRRAREDHSSFRRLSRYEFNYALQDLLGLPYDFSGDLPPDPVSEDGFQNSSEMLQMSTVQFGYFRELSRAALQKAIGPAQQPAPIYWGVSFHDRAEKEWAGHERQLAKVRKDLADKPEKLEAELNKLTKRFHGRSREAFYKNLETGQTETVEWSYNGARWAWRPSAKPPVTPQPAGDVVIIPRGQGLIVELGDTVPNEGTLRVRVRASRTSADATYAPSLRLQFGWHASNNSAAASVISERDLPIDASPDAPKFYEFEAPLSEVYPRNSVRGVSKMGKTPSPSEFIKLVNRSVANEDIQVDYVEVTAPVYQQWPPQSQANIFFDSEQESDEPAYAREVLERFMTRAWRREVTPEEVDRKLALFGKLRPQCEDFQTAMIEVLSTVLASPQFLYVVRTDQAEAADDYQLATRLAMFLWCSVPDEELIKLAAHGELRDPQVLEQQVERMLADPRSGRFSQQFVRQWLGMELLDHLAVDKKVYPQFDKELKAAMQEEPVLFFSEVLQSDASVLDFLHADYAVVNERLARHYGIKGVEGNDFRKVSLDEGSRRGGLMTQAGLLAMNSDGKDSHPLKRGIWMLESLLNDPPPPPPAAVPVIDLADPEIAKLTLKQRIEQHRDQPACKSCHAKIDPWGIAFENFDAIGRFRTEVQGQPVDASSLLFNQQKLAGVDGLKRYLLENRQDQFVRAMVHKLTTYALGRPLTFGDHAEVDQITAEVRQHGDGLGTMITAIVRSDLFQAN; this is encoded by the coding sequence TTGGCCAGTGGAAAGGAAGCGATCGACGCCACGTCGCCCCAGCCGACGCTACAGCAGTTGAAATCGTCCGGGCCACAACGCTCAAGCTATCGTCAGCAGCAAAAGCCAACCGCCGGCGAAGTTCCTCAGCCGCAGCTGGATACGTTCCGCCAAGACGTGCTGCCGATTCTGACGCAGAATTGCATCGACTGCCACGGACCCGATACGCAGGAAGGCAACGTTCGGCTCGACATGCTCGATCCTGATTTGCTCAACGGCGAAGATGCGCATTGGTGGGTCGAAGTTCGGGCGGCGATCAGCAAAGGGGAAATGCCGCCGGCCGACTACGGCGCGCTCACCGCAGATGATCAGGCCCACGTGATGGATTGGCTGACCGGCGAAATTCAGAACGCCTCGTTGGTGCGCCGCGCTCGCGAAGATCATTCCTCGTTCCGTCGTCTATCCCGCTACGAGTTCAACTACGCGCTGCAAGACTTGCTTGGCCTTCCGTACGATTTCTCCGGCGATCTGCCTCCCGATCCGGTCTCGGAAGATGGCTTCCAGAACAGTTCCGAAATGCTGCAAATGTCGACCGTGCAGTTCGGATACTTCCGCGAGCTGAGCCGCGCCGCTTTGCAAAAGGCGATCGGTCCGGCACAGCAGCCGGCGCCGATCTATTGGGGCGTTTCGTTCCATGACCGGGCCGAAAAAGAGTGGGCTGGCCACGAGCGGCAACTGGCCAAGGTTCGCAAAGATCTCGCGGACAAACCCGAGAAGTTGGAAGCGGAACTGAACAAACTGACCAAGCGGTTTCATGGCCGATCGCGTGAAGCGTTCTACAAGAACCTGGAGACCGGCCAGACCGAGACGGTTGAGTGGAGCTACAACGGCGCGAGATGGGCCTGGCGACCTTCGGCCAAGCCGCCGGTTACGCCGCAGCCGGCCGGCGACGTCGTTATTATTCCGCGTGGTCAAGGTTTGATTGTCGAGTTGGGAGATACCGTGCCGAACGAAGGGACGCTTCGCGTTCGCGTTCGCGCGTCACGCACTTCCGCCGATGCGACGTACGCCCCCAGCTTGCGCCTGCAATTCGGTTGGCACGCCAGCAACAACTCGGCCGCCGCCTCGGTGATTAGCGAGCGCGACCTGCCAATCGACGCTTCGCCCGATGCGCCCAAGTTTTACGAGTTTGAGGCGCCGCTTAGCGAGGTCTATCCGCGCAACTCGGTCCGCGGCGTCAGCAAGATGGGAAAGACGCCGAGCCCGTCTGAGTTCATCAAGCTGGTCAATCGCTCGGTCGCCAACGAAGACATCCAAGTCGACTACGTCGAAGTGACCGCGCCGGTCTATCAACAATGGCCGCCGCAGTCGCAGGCCAACATCTTCTTTGATAGCGAGCAAGAGAGCGACGAGCCGGCATATGCCCGCGAGGTTCTCGAAAGGTTCATGACCCGAGCCTGGCGGCGCGAGGTGACGCCGGAAGAGGTCGATCGCAAGCTCGCGCTATTCGGCAAGCTTCGCCCGCAGTGCGAAGACTTTCAGACGGCGATGATTGAAGTGCTGTCGACCGTGCTCGCCTCGCCGCAGTTCCTGTATGTGGTCCGTACCGATCAGGCGGAAGCGGCCGACGACTACCAGTTGGCGACTCGCCTGGCGATGTTTCTGTGGTGTAGCGTGCCGGATGAAGAACTGATCAAGCTCGCTGCGCATGGCGAGTTGCGTGATCCGCAGGTCCTCGAGCAGCAGGTCGAGCGGATGCTGGCCGACCCGCGTAGTGGTCGATTCTCACAACAATTTGTTCGGCAATGGCTGGGGATGGAGTTGCTCGATCACCTGGCGGTCGACAAAAAGGTCTACCCACAGTTCGACAAAGAGCTGAAAGCGGCGATGCAAGAAGAGCCGGTTCTGTTCTTTAGCGAAGTGCTGCAGTCCGATGCCAGCGTGCTCGACTTCTTGCATGCCGACTACGCCGTGGTCAACGAACGCCTGGCTCGCCACTATGGGATCAAGGGCGTGGAAGGAAACGATTTCCGCAAAGTGTCGCTCGACGAAGGTAGCCGCCGCGGTGGGCTGATGACCCAAGCGGGCCTGCTGGCGATGAACTCCGACGGCAAAGATTCGCACCCGCTGAAGCGCGGCATCTGGATGCTTGAAAGTTTGCTCAACGATCCTCCCCCGCCGCCGCCGGCTGCGGTGCCGGTGATCGATCTGGCCGATCCGGAGATCGCCAAACTGACGCTAAAGCAGCGGATCGAACAACATCGCGATCAACCTGCCTGCAAGTCGTGTCACGCGAAGATCGACCCCTGGGGAATTGCGTTTGAAAACTTTGACGCGATCGGCCGCTTTCGGACCGAGGTGCAAGGCCAACCGGTCGACGCTTCGAGCCTGCTGTTCAATCAGCAGAAGTTGGCGGGAGTCGACGGACTGAAACGGTACTTGCTCGAGAACCGTCAGGACCAATTCGTCCGGGCGATGGTCCACAAGCTGACCACCTACGCCCTGGGGCGACCCCTCACCTTTGGCGATCAC